The Mycolicibacterium mageritense genome contains a region encoding:
- a CDS encoding PaaI family thioesterase, producing the protein MTDERRESVFSQHGGFPVFEAADPGPGFARFLTAMRRAQDLAVSANPDSDTWDDAADRVEELVKLLAPYEAAEGVGPANRVPALPGVGSLLMPPFTVATFEPEGVELKVEFSRYHVGGNYAVHGGVLPLLFDSVFGMVIHAAGRPISRTAFLHVDYRKVTPIDTVLTARGWVREAEGRKAFVNAELRDPDGNLLAEANGLMIRLLPGQP; encoded by the coding sequence GTGACGGACGAGCGACGAGAGTCCGTCTTCTCTCAGCACGGCGGCTTCCCGGTTTTCGAGGCCGCCGACCCCGGACCGGGTTTCGCGCGTTTCCTGACCGCGATGCGCCGGGCGCAGGATCTCGCCGTGTCGGCCAACCCTGACTCCGACACCTGGGACGACGCGGCTGACCGAGTCGAAGAGCTCGTCAAGCTGCTCGCGCCGTACGAGGCTGCCGAGGGTGTCGGCCCGGCCAACCGGGTGCCGGCCCTGCCGGGTGTCGGCAGTCTGCTGATGCCGCCGTTCACTGTGGCGACGTTCGAGCCCGAGGGTGTCGAGTTGAAGGTCGAGTTCAGCCGGTACCACGTGGGCGGCAACTATGCCGTGCACGGCGGCGTGCTGCCGCTGCTGTTCGACTCGGTGTTCGGCATGGTCATCCACGCCGCGGGCCGGCCGATCAGCCGGACCGCGTTCCTGCACGTCGACTATCGCAAGGTCACTCCGATCGACACCGTGCTCACCGCGCGCGGCTGGGTCCGCGAAGCCGAGGGGCGCAAGGCATTTGTCAACGCCGAGTTGCGGGATCCGGACGGTAACCTGCTCGCCGAGGCCAACGGGTTGATGATCA
- a CDS encoding adenylosuccinate synthase, giving the protein MPAIVLIGAQWGDEGKGKATDLLGGRVQWVVRYQGGNNAGHTVVLPTGENFALHLIPSGILTPGVTNVIGNGVVVDPGVLLTELKGLEDRAVDTSGLLISADAHLLMPYHVAIDKVVERYAGSKKIGTTGRGIGPCYQDKIARIGIRVADVLDEQLLAEKIEAALEFKNQVLVKIYNRKALEPAEVVENLLAQAEGFKHRIADARLLLNQALENGETVLLEGSQGTLLDVDHGTYPFVTSSNPTAGGAAVGSGIGPTRITTVLGILKAYTTRVGSGPFPTELFDDHGAYLAKTGGEVGVTTGRARRCGWFDAVIARYATRVNGITDYFLTKLDVLSSLETVPVCVGYKVDGKRTDEMPMTQSDIHRAEPIYEELPGWWEDISTAREFSDLPAKAKDYVLRLEELAGAHVSCIGVGPGRDQTIVRRDILAEK; this is encoded by the coding sequence ATGCCGGCAATCGTCCTCATCGGCGCCCAGTGGGGCGACGAGGGCAAAGGTAAAGCCACCGATCTGCTCGGTGGCCGGGTGCAATGGGTGGTTCGCTACCAGGGCGGCAACAACGCGGGACACACCGTCGTGTTGCCCACCGGGGAGAACTTCGCCCTGCATCTCATTCCCTCGGGCATCCTGACCCCAGGGGTCACCAACGTCATCGGCAACGGTGTCGTGGTCGATCCGGGCGTGCTGCTCACCGAGCTCAAGGGGCTCGAGGACCGCGCGGTCGACACGTCGGGTCTGTTGATCTCGGCCGACGCGCACTTGCTGATGCCGTACCACGTCGCGATCGACAAGGTCGTCGAGCGGTACGCGGGCAGCAAGAAGATCGGCACCACGGGCCGCGGGATCGGTCCGTGCTACCAGGACAAGATCGCCCGCATCGGCATCCGCGTGGCCGACGTGCTCGACGAGCAGCTGCTGGCCGAAAAGATCGAGGCTGCCCTGGAATTCAAGAACCAGGTGCTGGTCAAGATCTACAACCGCAAGGCGCTGGAGCCGGCCGAGGTGGTCGAGAACCTGCTGGCGCAGGCCGAGGGCTTCAAGCACCGCATCGCCGACGCGCGGCTGCTGCTCAACCAGGCCCTGGAAAACGGTGAGACCGTGCTGCTGGAGGGTTCGCAGGGCACGCTGCTCGACGTCGACCACGGCACGTACCCGTTCGTCACGTCGTCGAACCCGACGGCCGGCGGCGCCGCGGTGGGCTCGGGCATCGGGCCAACGCGGATCACCACGGTGCTCGGGATCCTCAAGGCCTACACCACGCGGGTGGGGTCCGGGCCGTTCCCGACGGAGTTGTTCGACGACCACGGTGCCTACCTGGCCAAGACTGGTGGTGAGGTCGGCGTGACCACGGGCCGCGCCCGGCGCTGCGGCTGGTTCGACGCCGTGATCGCCCGCTATGCGACCCGCGTCAACGGCATCACCGACTACTTCCTGACCAAGCTCGACGTGCTGTCGAGCCTGGAGACCGTGCCCGTGTGCGTCGGCTACAAGGTCGACGGCAAGCGCACCGACGAGATGCCGATGACGCAGAGCGACATCCACCGCGCCGAGCCCATCTACGAGGAGCTGCCCGGCTGGTGGGAGGACATCTCGACCGCCCGCGAGTTCTCCGACCTGCCCGCCAAGGCAAAGGATTACGTGCTGCGGCTCGAAGAGCTTGCCGGCGCGCATGTTTCGTGCATCGGCGTGGGTCCCGGCCGCGACCAGACGATCGTGCGGCGCGACATCCTGGCCGAGAAGTGA